The proteins below are encoded in one region of Roseofilum capinflatum BLCC-M114:
- a CDS encoding precorrin-8X methylmutase, with amino-acid sequence MEWHITDALSFGIIDREVGSHSFSPAEYEIVRRVIYSTADFEYKSLIRFSDQSLQSGAAALAARTTIVVDVPMVQVGIAKLIQETFANPVYCSMETLTRPQKEKTQVAWGVETLARRYPEGIFVIGQSPTALAALVELVETEVIKPALIVGAPAGFVEADVTKGRLNDSQVPHIRIEGRKGSAVVASAIMNGLVDLAWQAYGQEV; translated from the coding sequence ATGGAATGGCATATCACAGACGCTCTCAGTTTCGGCATCATTGACCGTGAAGTTGGTTCTCACAGTTTTTCGCCAGCAGAATACGAAATTGTCCGTCGGGTGATTTACTCCACTGCCGATTTTGAGTACAAGTCCCTGATCCGATTTTCTGACCAGTCTTTACAATCTGGTGCAGCCGCTTTAGCCGCCCGAACCACCATTGTTGTTGATGTCCCGATGGTACAAGTGGGCATTGCCAAGTTAATTCAGGAGACCTTTGCCAACCCAGTTTATTGCAGCATGGAGACCCTCACCCGTCCCCAAAAGGAAAAAACCCAAGTAGCTTGGGGTGTGGAAACGTTAGCGCGACGATATCCAGAAGGCATATTTGTGATTGGTCAATCGCCAACGGCTCTAGCTGCCTTAGTAGAATTAGTGGAAACGGAAGTGATTAAACCGGCTTTAATTGTGGGCGCACCGGCGGGTTTTGTGGAAGCGGATGTGACGAAGGGCCGTTTAAATGATTCCCAAGTCCCCCATATTCGCATCGAGGGACGTAAGGGCAGTGCGGTGGTCGCTTCAGCAATTATGAATGGGTTGGTGGATTTGGCTTGGCAAGCCTACGGCCAGGAAGTCTAG
- a CDS encoding calcium-binding protein, with translation MSGFTPRITQTTPQIREWFGTSGNDTGLPNNQTGLLTTQDIAYGYEGNDIIDVGFSAVSQVYGGQGNDSLIGSPVFLSITNLFGDRGDDTIIMKGGTASFGSGGQGNDTLIGADGTSIDSLFGGQDNDVIRGYSGSDFLSGDVGADIIWGDESLSGDAGNADTILGGTESDSIVGGGGNDSIHGGQGNDYLEVDASLVTSGTPPISRFPSGDAGVVSGNDRVFGDLGNDTIGRLGTVNAAGVGSTGTDWYDGGEGNDSIVGGNNGGTPGTATVVGTVLDGDTLIGGNGNDTIIGGTDHSGADSIVGGDGDDQLFGGNEASNSPLLRGDTISGGAGNDNIDAQDGNDSVSGGIGADTILGAGGNDTLLGDDQNDSIQGGAGNDSILGGAAQDKIEGGKGSDTLIGSTADLAKGDGVDEFLFNVADITTPGTFAATTGSNLTNLTGTGIPNALDRTQADYIYGFDVAQDKIVITGTTVSGITATVGGGADPLANQTIKFGKGFTAGEAPPIATAAAGATPDISSIGQVYASTTALAGSTLLYIERDGLAGYTSAGGTAPATSGDIAIATLVDYTNIAALATNSSIQII, from the coding sequence ATGAGCGGATTTACACCAAGAATAACCCAAACCACCCCTCAAATTCGTGAGTGGTTTGGAACCAGTGGTAATGATACCGGACTTCCCAATAATCAAACTGGGCTTCTGACAACCCAGGACATTGCCTATGGCTATGAAGGAAATGATATCATTGATGTCGGTTTCTCTGCGGTTTCCCAAGTGTACGGCGGTCAAGGAAATGACAGTCTGATTGGTAGCCCTGTCTTTCTTTCCATCACCAACTTGTTTGGTGACAGAGGTGATGACACGATCATCATGAAAGGTGGAACAGCTTCCTTTGGTAGTGGTGGACAAGGGAATGATACTCTCATTGGTGCAGACGGAACAAGCATTGACAGCCTTTTTGGAGGTCAAGATAATGACGTAATCCGAGGCTACAGCGGAAGCGATTTCCTCTCTGGCGACGTTGGTGCAGATATCATCTGGGGGGATGAATCCCTATCTGGTGATGCAGGTAATGCTGACACTATCCTTGGCGGTACTGAGAGCGATAGCATCGTAGGCGGCGGGGGTAATGACTCTATCCATGGCGGTCAAGGTAATGACTACCTAGAAGTAGATGCTTCTCTAGTTACTAGCGGTACTCCTCCGATTAGTCGTTTCCCTTCTGGTGATGCTGGGGTGGTTTCAGGGAATGATAGAGTCTTCGGTGACCTTGGAAATGATACTATCGGCCGGTTAGGTACAGTTAATGCTGCCGGGGTTGGCTCCACGGGAACTGACTGGTATGATGGTGGTGAAGGGAATGATAGTATCGTTGGCGGTAACAATGGTGGGACACCAGGAACTGCTACAGTAGTAGGGACTGTTCTTGATGGAGATACCCTCATCGGGGGGAATGGGAATGATACAATTATCGGTGGTACAGACCACTCAGGAGCGGATTCCATCGTAGGAGGTGACGGTGACGATCAGCTTTTTGGTGGTAATGAAGCCTCTAATAGTCCTTTGTTAAGAGGAGACACCATCTCTGGCGGCGCAGGAAATGATAACATTGATGCTCAAGATGGTAATGACAGCGTATCTGGCGGGATCGGCGCAGATACTATTCTAGGTGCTGGAGGTAATGATACCCTCCTTGGCGATGACCAAAATGATTCGATCCAAGGTGGTGCGGGCAATGACAGCATCCTTGGCGGTGCAGCCCAGGATAAGATTGAGGGAGGCAAAGGTAGTGATACTCTGATTGGTTCTACGGCTGATTTGGCCAAGGGAGACGGAGTAGATGAGTTCTTGTTCAACGTTGCGGATATCACTACTCCTGGTACGTTTGCAGCGACGACAGGTAGCAACCTTACTAATTTAACTGGTACGGGTATTCCCAACGCATTAGACCGAACTCAGGCAGACTATATCTATGGGTTCGATGTAGCTCAAGATAAGATTGTCATTACTGGAACGACTGTCAGCGGCATCACTGCTACTGTTGGTGGTGGTGCTGATCCTCTTGCTAACCAAACCATCAAGTTTGGTAAAGGGTTTACAGCAGGCGAAGCACCTCCCATTGCTACTGCTGCTGCTGGTGCTACTCCCGACATTTCTTCAATTGGTCAAGTTTATGCAAGCACAACCGCATTAGCAGGTAGTACCCTCTTGTACATTGAGCGGGATGGTTTAGCAGGATATACATCTGCTGGTGGGACTGCTCCTGCTACTTCTGGAGACATTGCGATCGCTACTTTAGTAGACTATACAAACATTGCTGCATTAGCTACTAACAGTTCAATTCAGATTATTTAA
- a CDS encoding photosystem II reaction center protein T, producing MESTVYILVLALALGTIFFAIAFRDPPKIGK from the coding sequence ATGGAAAGCACCGTTTATATATTGGTTCTAGCATTAGCTTTGGGCACAATTTTCTTTGCGATCGCCTTCCGCGATCCCCCGAAAATTGGTAAATAA
- a CDS encoding S-layer homology domain-containing protein — translation MSLFPLMPIAALMVMNLSPGLHLSQLPSSLETTSWQWIDWTQGNTTQRPLAQAPITLIFKEGKVSGFGGCNNYFSSYQVDGDRLTLAESFGRTFKACGDLSEQEDQFLERLGQVESYQINPDGELYLFYPQNGEVGQMRFRPIPELSEAQSSFTDLPANHWAREFIMALVERNLMSGFSDGTFRPDDRLTRAEFASLLQKTFDLPQVRKRVQFRDVPQEFWAHGAIAYVATTIPQLMGGYPGDLFRPEEPILRVEVVVSLANLLRDVPEVEVKRLLERYEDWEDIPDYALEKVAIATGQQMVVNYPQTGQLRPQESTTRAEVAALVYQGLVQINQAPEVRSPYRVNP, via the coding sequence ATGTCTCTATTTCCTCTTATGCCGATCGCTGCCTTAATGGTGATGAACCTCAGCCCCGGTCTGCATCTTTCCCAACTTCCTTCTTCCCTAGAAACAACGTCCTGGCAATGGATAGATTGGACTCAAGGGAATACAACTCAACGGCCCCTTGCTCAAGCTCCCATTACCCTGATATTCAAAGAGGGTAAAGTGAGTGGATTTGGCGGATGTAACAATTACTTTTCTAGCTACCAAGTGGACGGCGATCGCCTTACCCTAGCCGAGTCCTTTGGCCGTACCTTCAAGGCCTGTGGGGATCTCTCCGAGCAAGAAGACCAATTTCTAGAGCGTTTAGGGCAAGTCGAGAGCTATCAAATTAACCCGGATGGAGAACTCTATCTGTTTTACCCCCAGAATGGGGAAGTAGGGCAAATGCGCTTTAGACCGATTCCCGAACTCTCCGAAGCTCAGTCTTCGTTTACCGATCTTCCTGCCAACCATTGGGCCCGGGAGTTTATCATGGCCCTAGTCGAGCGTAACCTAATGTCCGGGTTCTCCGATGGTACATTCCGCCCCGACGATCGCCTCACCCGCGCCGAGTTTGCCAGTCTTCTCCAGAAAACCTTCGATCTGCCCCAGGTGCGTAAGCGCGTCCAATTTCGAGATGTTCCCCAAGAGTTTTGGGCCCATGGAGCGATTGCATATGTAGCCACGACCATTCCCCAGCTCATGGGAGGTTATCCAGGGGATCTCTTTCGCCCAGAAGAGCCGATTTTAAGGGTTGAGGTGGTGGTAAGTTTGGCAAATTTATTGCGGGACGTGCCAGAGGTGGAAGTCAAACGGCTGTTGGAGCGTTATGAAGACTGGGAAGACATCCCCGATTATGCCTTAGAAAAAGTGGCGATCGCGACAGGGCAGCAGATGGTGGTCAATTATCCTCAAACTGGGCAACTGCGTCCCCAGGAATCCACCACCCGTGCAGAAGTGGCAGCCCTGGTGTATCAAGGCTTGGTACAAATTAATCAAGCGCCCGAAGTGCGATCGCCCTATCGGGTTAATCCTTAA
- a CDS encoding type II toxin-antitoxin system VapC family toxin, which yields MTVILDTSFLFALTDRCDRNHNRVLNVARNINEPMLLPSVVLTEVCYILASRLGHPVMRQFLGNLVVSGMEIEGIAIADLERVEQILQQYADSQLDFVDAVIATIAERENITCILTLDRRDFSIIRPRHCQYFQILPD from the coding sequence ATGACCGTTATTCTCGATACCAGTTTCTTATTTGCCTTAACCGATCGCTGCGATCGCAATCATAACCGAGTCTTGAACGTCGCTCGCAACATCAATGAGCCGATGCTGCTTCCTAGCGTTGTCCTAACTGAAGTGTGTTATATTCTAGCATCCCGGTTAGGACATCCCGTTATGCGTCAGTTCTTAGGCAATCTAGTCGTGAGCGGTATGGAAATAGAAGGGATCGCGATCGCCGACTTAGAGCGAGTCGAGCAGATTTTGCAGCAGTATGCTGATAGTCAACTCGACTTTGTAGATGCGGTCATCGCTACCATTGCCGAGAGAGAAAACATTACCTGTATTCTTACCCTCGATCGCCGCGATTTTTCCATAATCCGTCCAAGGCATTGTCAGTATTTCCAGATTTTGCCCGATTAG
- the psbB gene encoding photosystem II chlorophyll-binding protein CP47, whose product MGLPWYRVHTVVLNDPGRLIAVHLMHTALVAGWAGSMTLYELAIYDPSDPILNPMWRQGMFVMPFMARLGVTDSWGGWSVTGESVSNVGFWSFEGVAAAHIILSGLLFLAACWHWVYWDLELFTDARTGEPALDLPKMFGIHLFLSGLLCFGFGAFHVTGLFGPGIWVSDPYGLTGSVQAVAPEWGPAGFDPFNPGGIAAHHIAAGVVGIIAGLFHLTVRPPERLYRALRMGNIETVLSSSIAAVFFAAFVVAGTMWYGSAATPIELYGPTRYQWDQGYFRQEIERRVQTNLANGDSPSEAWNKIPEKLAFYDYVGNSPAKGGLFRVGPMNDGDGIAQNWLGHPVFKDSEGRVLSVRRMPNFFETFPVVLTDEEGVVRADIPFRRAESRYSFEQTGVTATIYGGELDGQTITDPAKVKQIARKAQLGEPFEFDRETLGSDGVFRTSTRGWFTYGHAVFALLFFFGHIWHGSRTLYRDVFAGIDSDIEEQVEFGVFAKLGDTTTRKEPV is encoded by the coding sequence ATGGGACTACCCTGGTACCGAGTACATACAGTCGTCCTGAATGATCCAGGCCGTCTAATCGCTGTACACCTGATGCACACTGCCCTGGTTGCAGGGTGGGCTGGCTCAATGACCTTGTATGAGTTAGCTATCTATGATCCTAGCGATCCTATCCTTAATCCTATGTGGCGGCAAGGCATGTTTGTCATGCCCTTCATGGCCCGTCTAGGAGTCACCGATTCCTGGGGAGGATGGAGTGTTACGGGTGAATCCGTATCCAATGTTGGCTTCTGGTCTTTTGAAGGCGTAGCCGCAGCCCACATCATTCTATCCGGCTTATTATTCCTAGCCGCTTGCTGGCACTGGGTCTACTGGGATTTGGAACTCTTCACCGACGCTCGTACCGGTGAACCTGCCCTAGACCTGCCCAAAATGTTTGGTATTCACCTATTTTTGTCTGGACTGCTGTGTTTTGGCTTCGGAGCCTTCCACGTCACTGGCCTATTTGGGCCAGGGATTTGGGTGTCCGACCCCTACGGCTTAACCGGAAGTGTCCAGGCGGTCGCCCCAGAATGGGGCCCGGCGGGATTTGACCCCTTCAATCCGGGGGGAATCGCCGCTCACCACATCGCTGCTGGTGTGGTTGGTATCATTGCTGGATTATTCCATCTCACCGTTCGTCCCCCAGAGCGCCTCTATCGCGCCCTGCGGATGGGTAACATTGAAACCGTACTTTCTAGCAGTATTGCTGCCGTGTTCTTTGCTGCCTTCGTCGTAGCAGGAACCATGTGGTATGGTAGCGCCGCCACTCCCATTGAACTCTATGGCCCCACCCGCTATCAGTGGGATCAGGGCTATTTCCGGCAAGAAATAGAACGCCGAGTTCAAACGAACCTAGCCAATGGCGATAGTCCATCAGAAGCCTGGAATAAAATTCCAGAAAAACTAGCTTTCTATGACTATGTAGGAAACTCTCCAGCCAAAGGCGGTTTATTCCGGGTTGGGCCGATGAATGATGGTGATGGGATTGCCCAAAACTGGCTCGGACATCCCGTATTCAAAGATAGCGAAGGTCGCGTGTTAAGCGTGCGCCGGATGCCGAACTTCTTTGAAACCTTCCCCGTTGTCCTCACGGATGAAGAAGGTGTAGTTCGCGCTGATATTCCCTTCCGTCGAGCTGAATCTCGGTATAGCTTCGAGCAAACCGGGGTAACGGCAACGATTTATGGTGGTGAACTCGATGGGCAAACCATTACTGACCCAGCTAAGGTGAAGCAAATCGCTCGGAAAGCCCAATTGGGTGAACCGTTTGAATTCGATCGCGAAACCTTGGGTTCGGATGGTGTATTCCGCACCAGCACCAGAGGTTGGTTTACCTACGGTCACGCCGTATTTGCTCTGTTATTCTTCTTCGGTCATATCTGGCATGGTTCTCGGACTCTATACCGAGATGTATTTGCCGGAATTGATTCCGATATTGAAGAACAAGTTGAATTCGGTGTGTTCGCTAAACTGGGTGACACTACTACCCGTAAAGAACCGGTTTAG
- a CDS encoding TPM domain-containing protein has translation MKKTHKKTYWQTSLAAILALLIWAIAPAAHAYNNPELLPDTPTPIIDLGRNLTDTQEANLADDLAQFEQQTGWKLRVLTQFDQTPGRAVKDFWGLNDKSVLLIADARGGNILNFSVGDDVYSLLPRTFWIELQTRYGNQFFVRENGSDQSIIQSLESIKTCLVQGGCNVVPGLPREQWILTLITSLVGGIIFGFAAIPRQNGQIFAWQWALIFSPLWGILFIAFGIGPVVSRTSEWLPLVRNIIGFALGALVAYLSPTFNQSEISET, from the coding sequence ATGAAAAAAACACATAAAAAAACATATTGGCAAACCAGTTTAGCTGCAATTCTAGCACTGTTGATTTGGGCGATCGCTCCAGCCGCCCACGCCTACAACAACCCAGAACTGCTACCCGACACACCCACACCCATCATTGACCTAGGCCGCAACCTCACCGACACCCAAGAAGCCAATCTTGCCGACGATTTAGCCCAATTTGAACAACAAACCGGCTGGAAACTTAGAGTCTTAACCCAATTCGACCAAACCCCCGGCCGCGCCGTCAAAGACTTCTGGGGACTCAACGATAAAAGCGTCCTCCTCATCGCCGATGCCAGAGGTGGCAACATTCTCAACTTCAGCGTTGGCGATGATGTCTATAGCCTCCTCCCCCGCACCTTCTGGATTGAACTGCAAACCCGATATGGTAACCAATTCTTCGTCCGCGAAAACGGCTCCGACCAATCCATCATTCAATCCCTCGAATCCATCAAAACCTGCCTCGTCCAAGGCGGCTGCAACGTTGTCCCTGGACTGCCCAGAGAACAATGGATTCTCACCCTGATTACCTCCCTCGTCGGTGGCATCATCTTTGGCTTTGCTGCCATTCCCCGTCAAAATGGGCAAATCTTCGCCTGGCAATGGGCCCTGATCTTCTCTCCCCTGTGGGGCATCCTCTTTATTGCCTTCGGCATTGGCCCCGTGGTCTCCCGCACCAGCGAATGGCTGCCCCTGGTTCGCAACATCATCGGATTTGCCCTCGGAGCCTTAGTCGCCTATCTCTCTCCCACCTTCAACCAATCAGAAATATCAGAAACCTAA
- the nrdR gene encoding transcriptional regulator NrdR: MRCPFCQHTDSRVLESRSAEAGQSVRRRRECLQCKRRFTTYERIELVAITVLKRDGQRESFDRSKLLRGVVRSCEKTGIDLATLERLVDRIETNLQQRTQREVSSCEIGEQVLRHLRPLSEVAYIRFASVYGKFQGIRDFVETLNHLQSHPIAEQAAPKSDGTEPENSISSPDPQSDRQWVCTPLDYV, from the coding sequence ATGCGATGTCCATTTTGCCAACATACCGATAGTAGGGTTTTGGAATCGCGCTCTGCCGAAGCTGGGCAAAGCGTGAGACGGCGGCGAGAATGCCTACAGTGTAAACGCCGCTTTACCACCTATGAACGGATAGAATTGGTTGCAATTACGGTCTTGAAACGGGATGGACAACGGGAGTCGTTCGATCGCTCAAAACTGCTCAGGGGAGTGGTGCGATCGTGTGAAAAAACAGGCATTGATTTGGCGACGTTGGAGCGACTGGTTGACCGGATTGAAACCAATTTGCAACAACGCACTCAACGAGAAGTCAGCAGTTGCGAAATAGGCGAGCAGGTGTTACGCCATTTGCGCCCCCTGAGTGAGGTCGCCTATATTCGGTTTGCATCAGTCTATGGAAAATTTCAAGGGATTCGGGATTTTGTAGAGACTCTCAATCATTTGCAATCTCACCCGATCGCCGAGCAAGCTGCGCCAAAGTCCGATGGGACGGAGCCTGAAAACTCGATTTCGTCACCCGATCCTCAAAGCGATCGTCAATGGGTTTGTACTCCCTTAGATTACGTCTAA
- a CDS encoding Npun_R2479 family HD domain-containing metalloprotein — protein MLNTTEILIHHFVDQVQQGYRRTYGGWKHDYEDIIGWAANMALENIANSDALYHNVEHTILVTLVGQEVIRGRHIREGGVSCEDWLHFIISLLCHDIGYVRGVCRQDQEGLYATGKDEAMVSLPPGASDAGMTPYHVDRGKLFIEERFGGHKLIDADVIKRNIELTRFPVPKDSDHQTTSDYPGLVRAADLIGQLSDPRYLQKISALYYEFLETGAAKALNYRHPEDLRNNYPKFYWHGVFPYIKEALGYLELTQEGKQVIANLYANVFRVEHQPNPSLQMIV, from the coding sequence ATGTTAAACACTACAGAAATTCTCATTCACCATTTTGTCGATCAAGTCCAGCAGGGATATCGTCGTACCTATGGAGGCTGGAAGCATGATTATGAAGATATTATTGGTTGGGCAGCCAATATGGCCTTAGAAAATATCGCCAATAGTGATGCCCTGTACCATAATGTAGAACACACGATTTTGGTTACCTTAGTCGGTCAAGAGGTTATTCGAGGCAGACATATTCGCGAGGGGGGGGTATCTTGTGAAGATTGGCTGCATTTTATTATTTCCCTACTCTGCCATGATATTGGTTATGTGCGCGGAGTCTGCCGCCAAGACCAAGAAGGTCTTTATGCAACGGGTAAGGATGAGGCGATGGTTTCTTTACCTCCAGGGGCCTCTGATGCGGGGATGACTCCTTACCATGTAGACCGGGGTAAGTTGTTTATTGAGGAACGGTTTGGGGGCCATAAGTTAATTGATGCGGATGTGATTAAGCGTAATATTGAACTGACTCGTTTTCCGGTTCCCAAGGATAGCGATCATCAAACTACGAGTGATTATCCGGGATTAGTTCGGGCGGCGGATTTAATTGGTCAGTTGAGCGATCCTCGATATTTACAGAAAATTAGCGCTCTGTATTATGAGTTTTTGGAAACGGGAGCGGCTAAGGCGCTCAATTATCGCCATCCTGAAGATTTACGCAATAATTATCCTAAGTTTTATTGGCATGGGGTGTTTCCTTATATTAAGGAGGCCTTGGGTTATTTGGAGTTAACCCAAGAAGGAAAGCAGGTGATTGCGAATTTGTATGCCAATGTGTTCCGGGTGGAACATCAGCCGAATCCGTCTTTACAGATGATTGTTTAA
- a CDS encoding TMEM165/GDT1 family protein has protein sequence MDWQLLSLSFAAVFLSELGDKSQVAAIAISGTSGSPRAVFLGTAGALLLASFLGVILGQGTAEILPTKLLKAIAALGFAIMAVRLLWPEQDIPQDFDPD, from the coding sequence ATGGATTGGCAATTATTAAGTTTAAGCTTTGCGGCCGTATTTTTATCCGAGTTAGGAGATAAAAGTCAGGTGGCGGCGATCGCCATCAGTGGCACATCCGGTTCTCCCCGCGCCGTATTCCTGGGAACAGCAGGGGCCTTGCTGTTAGCTAGTTTTCTAGGGGTAATTCTTGGCCAGGGAACCGCAGAAATTTTACCCACCAAGCTCTTAAAGGCGATCGCCGCCTTGGGATTCGCGATCATGGCCGTGCGCCTACTCTGGCCAGAACAAGACATCCCCCAAGACTTCGATCCCGACTAG
- a CDS encoding EAL domain-containing protein: MNHLTSTPGWQRWVGGTLAALIVIGLEAVGMIDQLERLAYRGLFQLRGEEPWHSQVVIVGIDETTLKNRKNSESPRQLYAALLQRLAPSQPRMVILDILMHDRSPDDPQLAEAMGQVPVALPMAWDRQGNEKLPVPELAAEAVVMGHVVSRQDADGLTRTVAFESRQIPALGVAVAHEVIDQPVGLDRQGSELWINWPGSVKHLPQYGLLDVIEGRVPMENFHNKIVIVGANVTGFNPVLTPFDVNPPANGIHVHAAVISNLLSQNGLEQVGTSWNWAGIHLLYFGGAIALSATVVFWSFRKQVIVVVGLGGVWLGVCYVAFRFYYLLPVVSPLVLLGLTLLLVTLQDRLKMKAILVEREKQLFQSAFYDPATGLPNYALFMDRLEGALSRTRQPAGPPLFAVFFIYLDRSKVVNPDSGHRLSNELQVAIADRIEEALREAIAPHSPRPLLSPSPQFSSLSEITSKGTEFTIARLDTDTFAVLVNTLSYPRQAIDIAQTIDQTLSHAYVSDRLLPPGDSDETRSLLEENLSAMTAFIGVALSAVNSDFDQVSVNIYSQAESMLRDAEIAMYQAKVKESNHYAVFDQNLHNAEVQKLELELDLRRAINRSRQQQENLSASRRESHPTPTPFTYSSEQWGSELEMQSDFRLYYQPIVALDTGRISGFEALVRWYHPTRGMVSPVDFIPLAEETGLIMDLGDWILQTACYQLREWQAKFPHGLEVTMVVNLSSLQLHNPQLVSQIQQLLDEMNLDHRYLKLEITESGLMENEEIALDLLRTMREAGIQLSIDDFGTGYSSLARLHNLPVNTLKIDKSFLQRTTFDHESWEIIETIIILAHKLGLTVVAEGIETGDQFELLQRLNCDYGQGYWLSRPMDASGATALLAKNPQW, translated from the coding sequence ATGAATCACTTGACTTCAACTCCAGGATGGCAACGGTGGGTTGGTGGGACTCTCGCGGCATTGATCGTCATCGGGCTAGAAGCAGTAGGGATGATCGATCAATTAGAACGGTTAGCCTATCGAGGCTTGTTCCAGTTGCGGGGAGAGGAACCTTGGCATAGTCAAGTAGTGATTGTGGGCATTGATGAAACAACCCTGAAAAATCGAAAAAACTCCGAGAGTCCCCGGCAACTGTATGCGGCTCTTTTACAGCGTTTGGCCCCCAGTCAACCCCGGATGGTGATTTTGGATATTTTAATGCACGATCGCTCCCCTGACGATCCCCAGTTGGCGGAAGCGATGGGTCAAGTCCCTGTAGCCTTGCCGATGGCTTGGGATAGGCAAGGAAATGAGAAGCTGCCGGTTCCGGAATTAGCCGCCGAAGCTGTCGTTATGGGCCATGTGGTGAGTCGTCAAGATGCCGATGGTTTGACTCGTACCGTTGCGTTTGAGTCCCGGCAGATTCCTGCCCTGGGAGTAGCAGTCGCTCATGAGGTGATCGATCAGCCTGTGGGCTTGGATCGGCAGGGGTCTGAATTATGGATTAATTGGCCTGGCTCGGTTAAGCATTTGCCCCAATATGGGTTGTTGGATGTAATTGAAGGGCGAGTGCCGATGGAGAACTTCCACAACAAAATTGTGATTGTGGGGGCGAATGTCACCGGGTTTAATCCTGTGTTGACCCCGTTTGATGTCAATCCTCCAGCGAATGGGATTCATGTTCATGCGGCGGTGATCAGTAATCTGTTATCGCAAAATGGGTTAGAGCAGGTGGGAACGTCTTGGAATTGGGCTGGCATACATTTGCTTTACTTTGGGGGGGCGATCGCCTTGAGTGCAACTGTGGTGTTTTGGTCGTTCCGCAAACAAGTAATTGTGGTGGTGGGTTTGGGGGGAGTATGGCTGGGAGTGTGTTATGTGGCTTTCCGGTTTTATTATCTTTTGCCGGTGGTATCACCCTTGGTGTTGTTGGGTTTAACTCTGTTATTGGTGACGCTTCAAGACCGGTTGAAGATGAAGGCGATTTTGGTGGAACGGGAAAAGCAATTGTTTCAGTCGGCTTTTTACGATCCGGCGACGGGTTTACCCAATTATGCGTTGTTTATGGATCGTTTGGAGGGGGCCCTGTCTCGGACTCGTCAACCGGCTGGCCCCCCCTTGTTTGCCGTGTTCTTTATTTATCTGGATCGGTCTAAGGTGGTTAACCCTGATTCGGGACATCGCTTGAGTAATGAGTTGCAGGTGGCGATCGCCGATCGCATTGAAGAGGCTCTGAGAGAAGCGATCGCTCCCCATTCCCCTCGCCCCCTGTTGTCTCCTTCACCCCAATTCTCTTCCCTGTCTGAGATAACCTCTAAAGGGACTGAATTTACCATCGCTCGCTTAGATACGGATACGTTTGCTGTTTTGGTTAATACTCTCTCCTATCCGAGACAGGCGATCGATATCGCTCAAACCATCGATCAAACCCTCTCCCATGCTTATGTTTCCGATCGATTACTCCCCCCTGGAGACTCAGACGAAACCCGGAGTTTACTAGAAGAAAACTTATCAGCCATGACTGCTTTTATTGGGGTAGCATTATCAGCCGTCAATTCTGATTTCGATCAAGTTTCGGTGAATATCTATTCCCAGGCGGAAAGTATGCTCCGAGATGCCGAAATTGCCATGTATCAAGCCAAAGTTAAAGAAAGTAATCATTACGCCGTTTTTGACCAAAATCTCCACAACGCAGAAGTGCAAAAATTAGAACTAGAACTCGATCTGCGACGAGCTATTAATCGCTCTCGACAACAACAAGAAAACTTGTCTGCTTCCAGGAGGGAGAGCCATCCTACTCCAACCCCTTTTACCTATTCCTCTGAGCAATGGGGATCGGAATTAGAAATGCAAAGTGATTTTCGCCTTTATTATCAACCCATTGTCGCTTTAGATACGGGTAGAATTAGTGGATTTGAAGCCTTAGTTCGTTGGTATCACCCCACCCGTGGCATGGTTTCTCCCGTGGATTTTATACCCTTAGCGGAAGAGACGGGATTAATTATGGATTTAGGAGATTGGATTTTACAAACCGCTTGTTATCAGTTACGAGAGTGGCAAGCTAAGTTTCCCCATGGCTTAGAAGTGACCATGGTGGTCAATTTATCCAGTTTGCAGCTACATAACCCCCAGCTTGTCAGCCAAATTCAGCAATTACTTGATGAAATGAACTTGGATCATCGCTATTTAAAGTTGGAAATTACTGAAAGTGGATTAATGGAAAATGAAGAAATCGCCCTAGATTTGTTAAGAACCATGAGAGAGGCAGGTATTCAGTTAAGTATTGATGATTTTGGTACGGGGTATTCTTCCTTAGCTCGTTTGCATAATTTGCCTGTAAATACATTAAAAATTGATAAGTCTTTTTTACAAAGAACAACCTTCGATCATGAGAGTTGGGAGATTATTGAAACCATTATTATTTTAGCCCATAAATTAGGCTTAACCGTTGTTGCGGAGGGGATTGAAACCGGCGATCAGTTTGAGTTACTGCAAAGACTCAATTGTGATTATGGTCAAGGGTATTGGTTATCTCGACCCATGGATGCTTCAGGAGCAACAGCCTTGTTAGCTAAAAATCCTCAGTGGTAA